From a region of the Nocardioides ginsengisegetis genome:
- a CDS encoding nitrite/sulfite reductase yields MTDLRHTAKRPAHTEIPRPKRGEGQWALGYTEPLNKNEQSKKDDGPLNVQARILNIYSKRGFASIDPADLRGRFRWMGLYTQRAPGFDGGKTAMLEEEELDDEFFMMRVRSDGALLSHDAVRALGTIGVDFARDTADVTDRENIQYHWIRIEDVPAIWERLEAAGLSTLEACGDSPRPFLGSPVAGVAKDEIIDGTAALEEIKRRYIGNPDFANFPRKFKTALTGHPSHDVAPEVNDIAFVGTVHPEHGPGFDLWVGGGLSTNPMLAQKMGVWIPLDEVADAWEGVASIFRDYGYRRLRSRARLKFLVQDWGVEKFREVLENEFLGRKLVSCPSPPSPVGHRDHIGVHEQKDGNLYVGIAPTAGRVSGTMLVQLADLIEQYGVAGARLTPYQKIVLVGVSPDVVDALVEALDGIGLSARPSGWRRNTMACTGIEFCKLAIVDTKNRARDLVAELEKRFPDLDVPITVNVNGCPNACARTQVADIGLKGQLVMSDGEQVEGFQVHLGGATGLNANFGRKLRAHKVTSKGLDDYITNVVNAFLADREDGESFATWVARADEDLLRGERVDLPEVAAV; encoded by the coding sequence ATGACTGACCTCCGTCACACCGCCAAGCGACCGGCCCACACCGAGATCCCGCGCCCCAAGCGCGGCGAGGGCCAGTGGGCGCTGGGCTACACCGAGCCGCTGAACAAGAACGAGCAGTCCAAGAAGGACGACGGCCCGCTCAACGTGCAGGCCCGGATCCTCAACATCTACTCCAAGCGCGGCTTCGCCTCCATCGACCCGGCCGACCTGCGCGGCCGCTTCCGCTGGATGGGCCTCTACACCCAGCGCGCCCCGGGCTTCGACGGCGGCAAGACCGCGATGCTCGAGGAGGAGGAGCTCGACGACGAGTTCTTCATGATGCGGGTCCGCAGCGACGGCGCCCTCCTCTCCCACGACGCGGTCCGCGCCCTGGGCACGATCGGCGTCGACTTCGCCCGCGACACCGCCGACGTCACCGACCGCGAGAACATCCAGTACCACTGGATCCGCATCGAGGACGTCCCCGCGATCTGGGAGCGGCTCGAGGCCGCCGGCCTGTCCACCCTCGAGGCGTGCGGCGACAGCCCGCGCCCCTTCCTCGGCTCGCCGGTCGCCGGCGTGGCCAAGGACGAGATCATCGACGGCACCGCGGCGCTGGAGGAGATCAAGCGCCGCTACATCGGCAACCCCGACTTCGCGAACTTCCCCCGCAAGTTCAAGACCGCGCTGACCGGGCACCCGTCGCACGACGTGGCGCCCGAGGTCAACGACATCGCCTTCGTCGGCACCGTCCACCCCGAGCACGGCCCCGGCTTCGACCTGTGGGTCGGCGGCGGCCTGTCGACCAACCCGATGCTCGCGCAGAAGATGGGGGTCTGGATCCCGCTGGACGAGGTGGCCGACGCCTGGGAGGGCGTCGCGTCGATCTTCCGCGACTACGGCTACCGCCGGCTGCGCTCGCGCGCCCGCCTGAAGTTCCTGGTCCAGGACTGGGGTGTCGAGAAGTTCCGCGAGGTCCTCGAGAACGAGTTCCTCGGCCGCAAGCTCGTCTCCTGCCCCTCGCCCCCCTCGCCGGTCGGGCACCGCGACCACATCGGCGTGCACGAGCAGAAGGACGGCAACCTCTACGTCGGCATCGCGCCGACGGCCGGCCGTGTCTCCGGCACGATGCTGGTCCAGCTCGCCGACCTGATCGAGCAGTACGGCGTCGCCGGCGCCCGGCTCACGCCGTACCAGAAGATCGTGCTGGTGGGGGTCTCCCCCGACGTCGTCGACGCGCTGGTCGAGGCGCTGGACGGCATCGGCCTGTCCGCCCGTCCGTCGGGCTGGCGCCGCAACACGATGGCCTGCACCGGCATCGAGTTCTGCAAGCTCGCGATCGTCGACACCAAGAACCGCGCCCGCGACCTGGTCGCCGAGCTCGAGAAGCGCTTCCCCGACCTCGACGTGCCGATCACCGTCAACGTCAACGGCTGCCCCAACGCCTGCGCCCGCACCCAGGTCGCGGACATCGGGCTCAAGGGCCAACTCGTGATGTCCGACGGCGAGCAGGTCGAGGGCTTCCAGGTGCACCTCGGCGGCGCCACCGGCCTCAACGCCAACTTCGGCCGCAAGCTGCGCGCCCACAAGGTCACCAGCAAGGGCCTCGACGACTACATCACCAACGTCGTGAACGCTTTCCTCGCCGACCGCGAGGACGGCGAGTCATTCGCGACCTGGGTGGCGCGCGCCGACGAGGACCTGCTGCGCGGCGAGCGCGTCGACCTGCCCGAAGTCGCGGCGGTCTGA
- a CDS encoding GNAT family N-acetyltransferase, whose product MAQHPEHVVVHDRGRELAGVVHAGESWAAAARRMAASRHAEPVPLDLSGEVKHFAVDHDWVVTVRAMTRGDLPAVTRWRQEQHVHKWWASDGEATAETVAAKYGPSIDGMTPTRMWVVEVNGRSVGFVQDYRIGDYPDYALLGPDPAAIGVDYAIGDPVWTGRGLGVRVLWAWMLRAHKRFPTSEQFFAAPDHRNAASLRILAKAGFTEGLWFDEPQEDGSVDTVVGCTLDVRRVLG is encoded by the coding sequence GTGGCCCAGCATCCTGAGCACGTCGTGGTGCACGACCGTGGTCGTGAGCTCGCGGGCGTCGTGCACGCGGGGGAGTCGTGGGCGGCCGCGGCCCGGCGGATGGCCGCCAGCCGGCACGCGGAGCCGGTGCCCCTGGACCTCTCCGGCGAGGTGAAGCACTTCGCGGTTGACCACGACTGGGTGGTCACCGTGCGTGCGATGACCCGCGGCGACCTGCCGGCCGTCACCCGGTGGCGCCAGGAGCAGCACGTCCACAAGTGGTGGGCCTCCGACGGCGAGGCCACCGCCGAGACCGTCGCGGCCAAGTACGGCCCCAGCATCGACGGCATGACCCCGACGCGGATGTGGGTGGTCGAGGTCAACGGCCGCTCCGTGGGCTTCGTGCAGGACTACCGGATCGGCGACTACCCCGACTACGCCCTGCTCGGCCCGGACCCCGCGGCGATCGGCGTCGACTACGCGATCGGCGACCCGGTGTGGACCGGCCGCGGGCTCGGCGTACGTGTCCTGTGGGCCTGGATGCTCCGCGCCCACAAGCGCTTCCCCACCTCCGAGCAGTTCTTCGCAGCCCCCGACCACCGCAACGCCGCCTCGTTGCGCATCCTGGCCAAGGCCGGCTTCACCGAGGGGCTCTGGTTCGACGAGCCCCAGGAGGACGGCAGCGTCGACACCGTCGTCGGCTGCACCCTCGACGTTCGGCGGGTCCTCGGCTGA
- the recA gene encoding recombinase RecA — MAGADREKALDAALANIEKQFGKGSVMRLGDEVRAPLQIIPSGSIALDVALGLGGFPRGRVVEIYGPESSGKTTVALHAVANAQRAGGIVAFIDAEHALDPDYAKNLGVDTDALLVSQPDSGEQALEIADMLIRSGALDLIVIDSVAALVPRAEIEGEMGDSHVGLQARLMSQALRKMTGALNNSGTTMIFINQLREKIGVMFGSPETTTGGKALKFYASVRLDVRRIETLKDGTDMVGNRTRVKVVKNKVAPPFKQAEFDIMYGKGISREGGLIDVGVEAGLVRKAGAWYTYEGDQLGQGKENARNFLRDNPDLADELEKKILEKLGVGPTVDQPADPMADPLGVNDF; from the coding sequence ATGGCTGGTGCAGACCGCGAGAAGGCCCTGGATGCGGCCCTCGCCAACATCGAGAAGCAGTTCGGCAAGGGCTCGGTCATGCGCCTCGGCGACGAGGTCCGCGCGCCGCTGCAGATCATCCCCAGCGGCTCGATCGCCCTCGACGTCGCGCTCGGGCTCGGCGGCTTCCCGCGCGGGCGGGTCGTGGAGATCTACGGCCCGGAGTCCTCCGGAAAGACGACGGTCGCGCTGCACGCCGTGGCCAACGCCCAGCGCGCCGGCGGCATCGTGGCGTTCATCGACGCCGAGCACGCCCTTGACCCCGACTACGCCAAGAACCTCGGCGTCGACACCGACGCACTCCTGGTCTCCCAGCCCGACTCCGGTGAGCAGGCCCTGGAGATCGCCGACATGCTGATCCGCTCCGGCGCGCTCGACCTGATCGTCATCGACTCCGTCGCCGCGCTCGTGCCGCGGGCCGAGATCGAGGGCGAGATGGGCGACAGCCACGTCGGCCTCCAGGCCCGCCTGATGAGCCAGGCACTGCGCAAGATGACCGGTGCCCTCAACAACTCCGGCACCACCATGATCTTCATCAACCAGCTGCGCGAGAAGATCGGCGTCATGTTCGGCTCGCCCGAGACCACCACCGGTGGCAAGGCGCTGAAGTTCTACGCCTCGGTCCGCCTCGACGTGCGCCGCATCGAGACGCTCAAGGACGGCACCGACATGGTCGGCAACCGCACCCGCGTGAAGGTCGTCAAGAACAAGGTCGCCCCGCCGTTCAAGCAGGCGGAGTTCGACATCATGTACGGCAAGGGCATCAGCCGCGAGGGTGGCCTGATCGACGTCGGCGTCGAGGCGGGCCTCGTCCGCAAGGCCGGCGCCTGGTACACCTACGAGGGCGATCAGCTGGGCCAGGGCAAGGAGAACGCGCGCAACTTCCTGCGCGACAACCCCGACCTGGCCGACGAGCTGGAGAAGAAGATCCTCGAGAAGCTCGGAGTCGGCCCGACGGTCGACCAGCCGGCCGACCCGATGGCCGACCCGCTGGGTGTCAATGACTTCTGA
- a CDS encoding molybdopterin-dependent oxidoreductase has translation MRIPSDRDFPSRLRSAAVTARVGLWLGICFGLAFVTGLVSHYAQVPDQPVPFPASPAWGYRVTQGVHVISGTAAVPLLLVKLWTVYPRLFLRPPRALRAAAVDATERASIGALVAGAVFLLASGLANSAQWYPWAFSFRATHYAVAWITIGALVVHVAVKLPVIRHALGADVEDTTHDRPTATEPGVLSRRGLLRTTWLATGVAVLVTAGSTVPVLRRVSVFGVRSGDGPAGIPINKSARAAGVTATATSAAWRLEVVRGASTLSFTRDQLLAMPQATHELPIACVEGWSASGSWTGVPVRSLLDLAGVPEGSDVRVVSLQQSGHYRETLLQANFADDPRTLLALALDGETLAVDHGYPARLMAPDRPGVLQTKWVTRLEVDA, from the coding sequence GTGAGGATCCCCTCGGACCGCGACTTCCCCAGTCGGCTGCGCAGCGCGGCCGTCACGGCCCGCGTCGGCCTGTGGCTGGGCATCTGCTTCGGCCTCGCGTTCGTGACCGGGCTGGTCAGCCACTACGCCCAGGTGCCCGACCAGCCGGTCCCGTTCCCAGCCAGCCCCGCCTGGGGCTACCGCGTCACCCAGGGGGTGCACGTCATCAGCGGCACCGCGGCCGTGCCGCTGCTCCTGGTCAAGCTCTGGACCGTCTACCCGCGGCTGTTCCTGCGTCCCCCGCGCGCCCTGCGGGCTGCGGCAGTGGACGCCACCGAGCGGGCCTCCATCGGCGCGCTCGTCGCGGGCGCCGTCTTCCTGCTCGCCTCGGGCCTGGCCAACTCCGCGCAGTGGTACCCCTGGGCGTTCTCGTTCCGCGCCACCCACTACGCCGTCGCCTGGATCACGATCGGCGCGCTGGTCGTGCACGTCGCGGTGAAGCTGCCGGTCATCCGCCACGCCCTCGGCGCCGACGTCGAGGACACCACCCACGACCGGCCCACCGCCACCGAGCCCGGCGTGCTCAGTCGCCGCGGCCTCCTCCGCACGACCTGGCTGGCGACCGGGGTCGCGGTCCTGGTGACCGCCGGCTCCACGGTGCCGGTGCTGCGCCGGGTCTCGGTCTTCGGGGTCCGGTCCGGCGACGGCCCGGCCGGGATCCCGATCAACAAGTCGGCGCGTGCCGCGGGCGTGACCGCCACCGCGACCAGCGCCGCCTGGCGCCTCGAGGTCGTCCGCGGCGCGTCCACGCTGTCCTTCACCCGCGACCAGCTGCTCGCCATGCCGCAGGCCACCCACGAGCTGCCCATCGCGTGCGTCGAGGGCTGGAGCGCGAGCGGCTCGTGGACCGGCGTGCCGGTCCGGTCGCTCCTCGACCTGGCCGGGGTGCCCGAGGGGAGCGACGTACGCGTCGTGTCGCTGCAGCAGTCCGGCCACTACCGCGAGACGCTGCTGCAGGCGAACTTCGCCGACGACCCGCGCACCCTGCTCGCGCTCGCCCTCGACGGCGAGACGCTGGCGGTCGACCACGGCTACCCGGCCCGGCTGATGGCCCCGGACCGGCCCGGCGTCCTGCAGACCAAGTGGGTCACGAGGCTGGAGGTGGACGCATGA
- a CDS encoding sensor histidine kinase: MTSDHLQIAGVAAASAVAVGALGLLAAWLLRRRSIRWQLSLVAVVATFSVLVGVVAASRLMFISDHDWGVVSLVAVVSGLVSVVVALALGAAVVHWSLSLREDARRLATPGSFTAVRRGPTEFQALSDELARTSQRLEESRVREARLEESRRELVSWVSHDLRTPLAGMRAMTEALEDGMAPDPERYRRQIRTEVDRMVRMVDDLFELSRIHAGVMRLAPETVMVGDLVSEAIAGADPVARARSVRLGGSVEEGIEVCADPAGLSRVVSNLIMNAIRHTPADGVVEIHGRSVADGIELSVTDSCGGIPPEDMERVFDLAWQGSSARTPEHGPAEVGRGAGLGLAIVKGIVEAHRGRVLVENVPDAEAAFGCRFLVHLPLA, from the coding sequence ATGACGTCGGACCACCTCCAGATCGCCGGGGTGGCCGCCGCGTCCGCGGTCGCGGTCGGTGCCCTCGGCCTCCTCGCCGCCTGGCTGCTGCGCCGGCGCTCGATCCGGTGGCAGCTGTCGCTGGTGGCCGTCGTCGCCACGTTCTCGGTGCTCGTCGGCGTGGTTGCCGCCTCCCGCCTCATGTTCATCTCCGACCACGACTGGGGCGTGGTCAGCCTGGTGGCGGTCGTGTCCGGACTGGTGTCGGTCGTGGTGGCGCTGGCTCTCGGCGCGGCCGTCGTGCACTGGTCGCTCTCGCTGCGCGAGGACGCACGCCGGCTGGCGACGCCCGGCTCGTTCACGGCCGTGCGGCGCGGTCCCACGGAGTTCCAGGCCCTGTCCGACGAGCTGGCGCGCACCAGCCAGCGGCTCGAGGAGTCGCGGGTCCGCGAGGCGCGGCTCGAGGAGTCGCGCCGCGAGCTCGTCTCCTGGGTCTCCCACGACCTGCGCACCCCGCTGGCCGGCATGCGGGCGATGACCGAGGCGCTCGAGGACGGCATGGCGCCGGACCCGGAGCGCTACCGGCGCCAGATCCGCACCGAGGTCGACCGGATGGTGCGGATGGTCGACGACCTCTTCGAGCTGTCCCGGATCCACGCCGGCGTCATGCGGCTCGCGCCCGAGACCGTCATGGTCGGCGACCTGGTCAGCGAGGCGATCGCGGGGGCCGACCCCGTCGCCCGGGCCCGCAGCGTGCGCCTCGGCGGCAGCGTCGAGGAGGGCATCGAGGTCTGCGCCGACCCGGCCGGCCTCTCACGGGTGGTCTCCAACCTGATCATGAACGCGATCCGGCACACGCCGGCCGACGGGGTCGTGGAGATCCACGGCCGCTCGGTGGCCGACGGGATCGAGCTGAGCGTCACCGACAGCTGCGGCGGCATCCCGCCCGAGGACATGGAGCGGGTCTTCGACCTGGCCTGGCAGGGGAGCAGTGCCCGGACGCCCGAGCACGGCCCGGCCGAGGTGGGGCGCGGGGCCGGCCTGGGGCTGGCGATCGTCAAGGGCATCGTCGAGGCCCACCGGGGCCGGGTGCTGGTCGAGAACGTCCCCGACGCCGAGGCGGCGTTCGGCTGCCGGTTCCTGGTGCACCTGCCGCTCGCCTGA
- a CDS encoding response regulator yields MACVLVVDDDHTVREVVVSYLRAHEHQVLEAGDGETALRTMQETPADLVVLDLMLPGIDGLEVCRRLRQSSNVPVIMLTALGDETDRVVGLEHGADDYVTKPFSPRELALRVDSVLRRTGEPGPQVPEVLTDGDLRVDSVRHEVTRDGAVLALTGREFDLLRFLLAHPGTAFSREDLLQQVWGWSIGDRSTVTVHVRRLREKIERDPTRPERLLTVWGVGYRWEAS; encoded by the coding sequence GTGGCCTGCGTCCTGGTCGTTGACGACGACCACACCGTCCGCGAGGTCGTGGTCTCCTACCTGCGCGCCCACGAGCACCAGGTCCTCGAGGCCGGTGACGGCGAGACCGCGCTGCGGACCATGCAGGAGACCCCGGCCGACCTGGTCGTGCTCGACCTGATGCTGCCGGGCATCGACGGCCTCGAGGTGTGCCGGCGGCTGCGCCAGTCGAGCAACGTGCCGGTCATCATGCTCACCGCCCTCGGCGACGAGACCGACCGGGTGGTCGGGCTCGAGCACGGTGCCGACGACTACGTCACCAAGCCGTTCAGCCCCCGCGAGCTGGCCCTGCGCGTCGACTCCGTGCTTCGTCGTACGGGCGAGCCGGGACCGCAGGTCCCCGAGGTCCTCACTGACGGCGACCTCCGCGTCGACAGCGTGCGTCACGAGGTGACGCGCGACGGCGCGGTGCTCGCGCTGACCGGCCGCGAGTTCGACCTGTTGCGCTTCCTGCTCGCCCACCCCGGCACGGCGTTCTCGCGCGAGGACCTGCTCCAGCAGGTGTGGGGCTGGTCGATCGGCGACCGCTCGACGGTGACCGTCCACGTACGCCGCCTGCGCGAGAAGATCGAACGCGACCCCACCCGGCCCGAGCGCCTGCTCACGGTCTGGGGAGTCGGCTACCGCTGGGAGGCATCATGA
- a CDS encoding sirohydrochlorin chelatase, whose amino-acid sequence MAAPALVALAHGSRDPRSAATIKALVDEVRALRPDLRIEQAFLELSKPSFNTVVDRLVKAGHDEIVVVPLLLTEAYHAKVDVPSAVAEASARHEGLQIRATSILGLEACFLEVLDVRMREALKAHRVRELDALVLAAAGSSDPLANQAVARLARVWGQRHKLPVTAAFASAAPPATGEAVRQFRAEGRRHIAVASLFLAPGFLPDRAAELAVEAGAIAVSEPLGAHPEVARTILARYAVGAVELVPV is encoded by the coding sequence ATGGCAGCTCCTGCACTGGTGGCCCTGGCTCACGGAAGTCGTGATCCCCGGTCCGCCGCGACGATCAAGGCCCTGGTCGACGAGGTCCGCGCACTGCGCCCGGACCTTCGCATCGAGCAGGCGTTCCTCGAGCTCTCCAAGCCGTCGTTCAACACGGTCGTGGACAGGCTCGTCAAGGCCGGGCACGACGAGATCGTCGTCGTCCCGCTGCTGCTCACCGAGGCCTACCACGCCAAGGTCGACGTGCCCTCGGCCGTCGCCGAGGCGTCGGCCCGCCACGAGGGGCTGCAGATCCGGGCCACCAGTATCCTCGGCCTCGAGGCGTGCTTCCTCGAGGTGCTCGACGTCCGGATGCGGGAGGCCCTCAAGGCCCACCGCGTGCGGGAGCTCGACGCCCTGGTCCTCGCGGCCGCCGGCTCCTCGGACCCGCTGGCCAACCAGGCCGTGGCCCGGCTCGCCCGCGTCTGGGGCCAGCGCCACAAGCTGCCCGTGACGGCTGCCTTCGCCTCCGCCGCCCCGCCGGCGACGGGCGAGGCGGTCCGCCAGTTCCGTGCCGAGGGCCGCCGCCACATCGCCGTCGCCTCGCTGTTCCTGGCCCCCGGCTTCCTCCCGGACCGGGCCGCCGAGCTCGCCGTCGAGGCCGGCGCCATCGCGGTGTCCGAGCCGCTCGGCGCCCACCCCGAGGTCGCCCGCACGATCCTGGCCCGCTACGCCGTCGGTGCCGTCGAGCTGGTCCCCGTCTGA
- a CDS encoding phosphoadenylyl-sulfate reductase, whose translation MTAATTRKARAFRGTHTEGRTPEELRELVSHAGAELELAPAEHIIEWAVATFGDRFCVTSSMGDAVLAHLAAKVAPGVDVVFLDTGYHFVETIGTRDAVEATLDVNLITITPVQSVAEQDAAYGKDLYKTDPDLCCKLRKVTPLAESLNEYDAWATGLRRAETHNRVIAPVIGWDAKKGKVKVSPLARWSDEQVEQYIADNGILVNPLVYDGYPSIGCWPCTRRVAPGEDPRSGRWAGTNKTECGIHS comes from the coding sequence ATGACTGCTGCCACCACCCGCAAGGCCCGCGCCTTCCGCGGCACCCACACCGAGGGCCGCACGCCCGAGGAGCTGCGCGAGCTGGTGTCCCACGCGGGCGCCGAGCTCGAGCTGGCCCCGGCGGAGCACATCATCGAATGGGCCGTCGCGACCTTCGGCGACCGCTTCTGCGTGACGTCCTCGATGGGCGACGCGGTGCTGGCCCACCTCGCCGCCAAGGTCGCGCCCGGCGTCGACGTCGTCTTCCTCGACACCGGCTACCACTTCGTCGAGACCATCGGCACCCGCGACGCCGTCGAGGCCACGCTGGACGTCAACCTGATCACGATCACGCCGGTGCAGAGCGTGGCCGAGCAGGACGCGGCGTACGGCAAGGACCTCTACAAGACCGACCCCGACCTGTGCTGCAAGCTGCGCAAGGTCACGCCCCTCGCCGAGTCGCTCAACGAGTACGACGCGTGGGCGACCGGCCTGCGCCGCGCCGAGACCCACAACCGGGTCATCGCGCCGGTCATCGGCTGGGACGCCAAGAAGGGCAAGGTCAAGGTCTCGCCCCTGGCGCGCTGGTCCGACGAGCAGGTCGAGCAGTACATCGCCGACAACGGGATCCTGGTGAACCCGCTCGTCTACGACGGCTACCCCTCGATCGGCTGCTGGCCCTGCACGCGCCGCGTCGCGCCGGGCGAGGACCCGCGCAGCGGGCGCTGGGCCGGCACCAACAAGACCGAGTGCGGGATCCACTCATGA
- a CDS encoding regulatory protein RecX has protein sequence MTSDPWTGDVEVGVRAWMGEPPPAAPPPVDEQALGPDADPESVARKILLDQLTGQARSRKELSDKLGKKGVPDEIATRLLDRFEEVGLVDDDAFARSWIASRQPGKGLARRALAQELRRKGIDDEVAKEALDEIDPADEESAARVLVRKKLRTLSRVDDTVATRRLVGLLARKGYPSGLSFAVVREELAASDRDAPDLP, from the coding sequence ATGACTTCTGATCCCTGGACGGGTGACGTCGAGGTGGGGGTTCGTGCCTGGATGGGCGAGCCTCCACCCGCCGCGCCGCCGCCGGTGGACGAGCAGGCGCTCGGCCCGGATGCCGACCCCGAGTCGGTCGCCCGCAAGATCCTCCTCGACCAGCTGACCGGGCAGGCGCGCAGCCGCAAGGAGCTCAGCGACAAGCTGGGCAAGAAGGGCGTCCCCGACGAGATCGCGACCCGCCTCCTCGACAGGTTCGAGGAGGTCGGCCTGGTCGACGACGACGCTTTCGCGCGGTCCTGGATCGCCAGCCGCCAGCCTGGCAAGGGCCTGGCCCGCCGGGCCCTCGCCCAGGAGCTGCGCCGCAAGGGCATCGACGACGAGGTCGCCAAGGAGGCGCTCGACGAGATCGACCCGGCCGACGAGGAGTCGGCGGCCCGGGTCCTGGTCCGCAAGAAGCTGCGCACCCTGTCCCGTGTCGACGACACCGTCGCCACGCGGCGGCTCGTCGGCCTGCTGGCCCGCAAGGGCTACCCCTCGGGCCTGTCGTTCGCGGTCGTCCGGGAGGAGCTGGCCGCCTCGGACCGCGACGCCCCCGACCTGCCCTAG
- a CDS encoding PPK2 family polyphosphate kinase: MRHDVPMTDHQHRLPAGPVDLSALETNTAPGFDGGKKKGKAALFALGDDLSTLQERLYAEGKGGSQRRILLVLQGMDTSGKGGVLRKTVGLVDPQGVRITSFKAPTDEEKEHDFLWRIRRALPQQGIVGVFDRSHYEDVLIARVRGFAPPAEIERRYDAINDFERELVEGGTTIVKCMLHISAEEQKTRLLARLDDRTKYWKFNPGDIDERKKWASYREAYEIALERTNTEHAPWHVIPSDKKWYRNLTIGNLLHDTLKAMRPRWPEADFDIEAERKRLTAEAPTR; the protein is encoded by the coding sequence GTGCGCCATGATGTCCCCATGACCGACCACCAGCACCGACTGCCGGCCGGCCCGGTCGACCTGAGCGCCCTCGAGACCAACACGGCGCCGGGCTTCGACGGGGGCAAGAAGAAGGGGAAGGCGGCGCTGTTCGCGCTGGGTGACGACCTGTCGACCCTGCAGGAGCGCCTGTACGCCGAGGGCAAGGGCGGGTCGCAGCGCCGGATCCTGCTCGTCCTCCAGGGGATGGACACCTCGGGCAAGGGTGGGGTGCTGCGCAAGACCGTCGGCCTCGTGGACCCGCAGGGCGTGCGCATCACCTCCTTCAAGGCGCCCACCGACGAGGAGAAGGAGCACGACTTCCTCTGGCGGATCCGCAGGGCCCTGCCCCAGCAGGGGATCGTGGGCGTCTTCGACCGGTCCCACTACGAGGACGTGCTGATCGCCCGAGTGCGCGGGTTCGCCCCTCCGGCGGAGATCGAGCGCCGCTACGACGCCATCAACGACTTCGAGCGCGAGCTGGTCGAAGGCGGCACGACGATCGTGAAGTGCATGCTGCACATCTCGGCCGAGGAGCAGAAGACCCGCCTGCTGGCGCGGCTCGACGACAGGACGAAGTACTGGAAGTTCAACCCCGGCGACATCGACGAGCGCAAGAAGTGGGCCTCCTACCGGGAGGCCTACGAGATCGCCCTGGAGCGGACCAACACCGAGCACGCGCCCTGGCACGTGATCCCCAGCGACAAGAAGTGGTATCGCAACCTCACCATCGGCAACCTGCTGCACGACACGCTCAAGGCGATGCGTCCCCGGTGGCCCGAGGCGGACTTCGACATCGAGGCCGAGCGCAAGCGACTGACCGCCGAGGCACCCACGCGATGA
- a CDS encoding HipA family kinase produces MIETVGVTRYVTPLREGGSLPGIVEADDLGTYVCKFRGAGQGVRVLVAEVVVGELARRIGLRTPRLVALALDPEIARYEADEEVQDLLNASPGLNLGVDFLPGAFGFDGDLPTASGIAARVLWLDAFCANVDRSWRNPNLLFWHGDLWVIDHGASLYFHHAWPGGALLKDGAAERFAAQPWDPSDHVLGTHAHGLPAADDAIRALLGPDTFAEVLAEVPDAWLEPVPGAETPDAVRAAYVAFLTARLAARAWLPVEASA; encoded by the coding sequence ATGATCGAGACGGTCGGCGTCACGCGCTACGTCACCCCGCTGCGCGAGGGCGGCAGCCTGCCCGGGATCGTCGAGGCCGACGACCTCGGCACCTACGTGTGCAAGTTCCGCGGCGCCGGGCAGGGCGTCCGCGTCCTCGTCGCCGAGGTGGTCGTGGGCGAGCTCGCCCGGCGGATCGGCCTGCGCACCCCGCGCTTGGTCGCCCTCGCCCTGGATCCCGAGATCGCCCGCTACGAGGCGGACGAGGAGGTCCAGGACCTGCTCAACGCGAGCCCCGGCCTCAACCTCGGCGTCGACTTCCTGCCGGGAGCCTTCGGGTTCGACGGCGACCTGCCCACCGCCTCGGGCATCGCGGCCAGGGTGCTGTGGCTCGACGCGTTCTGCGCCAACGTCGACCGCTCCTGGCGCAACCCCAACCTGCTGTTCTGGCACGGCGACCTGTGGGTGATCGACCACGGCGCCTCGCTCTACTTCCACCACGCCTGGCCCGGTGGTGCGCTGCTCAAGGACGGGGCGGCCGAGCGCTTCGCTGCGCAGCCCTGGGACCCCTCCGACCACGTCCTTGGGACCCACGCCCACGGGCTGCCCGCTGCCGACGACGCGATCCGCGCCCTGCTCGGTCCGGACACGTTCGCCGAGGTCCTGGCCGAGGTGCCCGATGCCTGGCTCGAGCCCGTCCCCGGTGCGGAGACGCCCGACGCCGTGCGGGCGGCGTACGTCGCGTTCCTCACCGCGCGCCTCGCTGCGCGCGCCTGGCTGCCGGTCGAGGCGTCCGCATGA
- a CDS encoding DUF3037 domain-containing protein: MSGHLAYQYVVLRCVPRVDREEFLNVGVVLYCQASDFLAVAWAVDRDRLAALDPGIDLDQVCAALDFVDGVCAGDARGGVAAGKPIGQRFGFLRAPKSTVLQPGPVHGGLTLDPGGTLDHLLARLVG; encoded by the coding sequence ATGAGCGGCCACCTCGCCTACCAATACGTCGTCCTCCGCTGCGTGCCCCGGGTCGACCGCGAGGAGTTCCTCAACGTCGGGGTGGTCCTCTACTGCCAGGCCTCGGACTTCCTCGCCGTCGCCTGGGCCGTCGACCGCGACCGACTGGCTGCCCTGGACCCGGGCATCGACCTCGACCAGGTCTGCGCCGCGCTCGACTTCGTCGACGGCGTCTGCGCCGGCGACGCGCGCGGGGGAGTGGCGGCCGGCAAGCCGATCGGGCAGCGGTTCGGCTTCCTCCGCGCACCCAAGAGCACCGTGCTGCAGCCCGGGCCGGTGCACGGCGGGCTCACCCTCGACCCCGGCGGCACCCTCGACCACCTGTTGGCGCGACTCGTCGGCTGA